A region of the Melospiza melodia melodia isolate bMelMel2 chromosome 14, bMelMel2.pri, whole genome shotgun sequence genome:
atttgcctGCATTTGAGACTGCTGAAAGGAATGGAGGGATGGGCCTAGAGGGAAAAGGCACAGTGACTGCAAGGGCtgcagctccttgtgctgctggggaTTTCTCTTTTTCAGGAGGACACTCCTCCATGAAAGTAACAGGAGAAAGGTGGCACTACCCTTGCAGAATGCAGCTGCTAACCACCCTGTGCAAGAGCATGAGCAACGACCACTCCAAACATCCAGCAGTGGTCTTGGGGGAGAAGTCCTGACCTTGCAATCAGGACTCAAAGGAGCCCCTTCCAATAAACAGAGCATCATTATTACAGTGgtggaaagaaaacaaacaactcCAAATGAAATTTCACAGTGAAGGACTTTGGCCAAATTTGTTACCCAGTAAACTTAAAAGATTACTAAAACCTAAAGAGGTACTAAATAAGCACAAGGAGAGAACTGGGGATTTAGCATCAGCAATCTTTCACAATGCTGTGacccagcccagggagagccAGTGAGCCTGAAACCAGAGGACAGCTTttctgaggagggaggggatcTGGAGGATGAAATTGGAGTAAAGTATTTCAAAACACAGCTGATAGTGCTGTGCTTGCATACAATAACAAGGTAagcacagcctcccccagggCCATGCCCTGCCCATGCTGCCATTTGTTCATCAGGGTGTGTGGTTGGGAGAGGGAGGCTTCCCACTGCAGCTGGGTTAGTGTGCAGTACAGAAAACAATTATTGATCCACAGAGAAAAAGTAAAAAGCACATCAACTTCCAGTCCCAAACTACTTGTGCATTTTACCTAGCACTGCTTTAATCCACACCTGTGCTGCAAACAGGTTCAGCATTCCTGAACTTTGTCAGTCACATGAGTGACTGCACTCATGCTTCCCTCCCCTCAGGGTTCTGTAGAAAGCAAATTTTCTAACAAAAGAGGGAAAGTCCATTGTAAAGCTACAGAAAGCAACAAAAATTACAGAAATGACAGAAGAGACTGACATGGTACTCATCTTTTATATTGACTAGATTACAGACTGACAGTGTGTTTTCAGATGTGTGCCTTTGCATGTCTTTAAATTcaaagagcattcccaggagaaCAGGGCTTCTCTGAGACAAACCAGTTGGCAATTCCATGGCACAAAGTAGCATTTGAACAAATTATGTACTTTCACATTCGTCAGCTCATTTTGCTTCTAAGGAATTTTTCTGCAATGTTAATCAGTGATTGGTACTTTGATGGTGGTGAGCAAATGTGCATCTTGACATATTTCCAGCCAGAAATGTAATTCCCTTCTAAATTGGCATAGATTCCTCACTGCATTACTCATGAAAAGAGGTATTTATAGTAGTTTGATGAATATAATATGCACCAAAATTGTACACAGCTCAACAGAacccaatttaatttttttaaaaaaagaagagcTATTCTTTCAAATCTGTGTACTTTCCATCTGCGAAAGCAGTTGGGAATGAAACCCTAAGCATCATGCTaagagggttaatatccagatgCCTCAGACAGATGGCATTATTAGTCTGCCTGGGCTTGACATCTAGTTTTCCAAGTTAAGGAGCTTTGGTTCCTTGGATGGCTGACAATCTGAGAATAGCTCTGCTCTAAGCTTCAGTTTACTGTAACAACAACAGGCAACATTGCAGCTTTGCCTCAAAGACTTTTAGCAAAAAGAAGTTACACCAAGATTAACCACACTCAGAATGTACTTGAAAAAATGCTGTTGCAGCTTTAGGTTAGGACTCCTACTGGCAAAGGCTGAACCACAAAACAGAACTTGAATTTGGGGTTTTAAgctggctgggtttttttttttttttttgctacaacCTAGACCTGAACTGTACCATCTTTTTAACTGTTCAGTCTACCCAGCAGGTAATACAGGAAACAGAAAAATCTGAAGAATGTCTCTCTTCTGCAGTGAACTACAGCTTTACAGCTGCTGTTCCTTCTGAGTTCCCACTACCCATTTTCCCAGAGAGATATTTTTAAGGGGAATATAGATTTTATAGGATTAAAACACTCTGAGAGCCATATGAACAAGAGGTATCAGTTCAAAAGTGACTATTTCCACccatttatatataataaaaattggTGAGACTTCTGGGAGAAGAGAAGGTAAAAAGACTAGGATTTGTCAAAGTGAACAGCAACAAGAAAAGCACCCAACGTCATCAGCCCCTTAAAAGTCCTCATATACAGGTAAATATACAAAATTCCCAGGAAAACATACATAGCAGAAAGACTTTCATCTTGTAATGAGAAATACACATCTGACACTCATCAATAGTACTGCTTACATTACAGCACAAATAAATACTCATTAAAGGTAAGTGGAAGTAGAGGTaacatctgtgtgtgtgtataaatgcACATTCCAGAAATAACAGAGCAGTAATGCTTCAACAGGAGACCAAAAAAATGCCCATCAACAAAAGCAAATAGTGCTTGTTCAGGCTAGCTCAGAACTCCTTGTGGTGTGCTTGCATTGTGAAATACATTTTCAAGTGAATCAGGGATACAACTGTTTTATTCATTAAGAAATACAAAAATAACAACCAGAAAACTCCTTTTTAAGGGACACATACACCAGATCACAGAATCAGTTATGCAAAACACGTTAAATAACCCATTGTTTTGTAAAGTATGCCTCTGGCTAGTGTGAAAGACTGAAAATTGGGTGTTACACTTTTAATCGCCTAATATTAATCCAAGGTATTACCCATATAGAGTTGGAAAAACCACTGAAAATGCCTTTTTCCAAATACCTCAGAAAGTAAAGGTCTGTAACAATGTAAACCACATAAATGTGGTATAAACTGTTGGATTACATGATAAACTAATCCATAGTAGCTACAAAAGGTCAAACAATCCTAATCTAAAGGTTTGAATAAACTGCCTTCTATCAGGAACCCAGCCCTGTGACAGACTGTAGGAGCAAAACCCCATTCTCACGGAACACCTCGTGTTTTGTTCACTGTGTGCACATCAGAGGGGTGTCCTTCAGGCCATTTGTTAGGGATTAATTAACAATATAATGATTTAAACCAAGCTTTTTCATTTCAGAATAAACATTCTGAGGCATGCAGAGAAAGGAAGCTGCTCTCTTTTCACACTCAGATGGGAGCTTGAGGTCCTCAGCACCACTCAGAGCCTTTCTGGCAGCAGTGGCAATGCCATGCTGGGATGGCAGTATCAGCTGGCAGAGCAGGGTAATAAACCACTTTTCTGACCTACACCATCCAATTAGACCTTCCAATGCCAAATGAAAGCAAAATTTGCTTTACAGAGATCTCAGCTgagggtgggggggaggaggacaCCATAAAGCATTTGAGAACTTTACATTTTTAGCCATTTTAAGTATTTCTGCTTCACAGGTCGTTAAGTCCAGATGTGCAGAGTATCTGGTAGGGTTCAGACACACCTCCTGTCAGTGCCACCTCCCCACAGGGCAGAGCTCCTGGGAGCAGCACGGGACTGCCAGAGCCAGAACTGGAGCCTGGACTGCAGCTATTGTAAATTCAACACAAAAGcttgcccagccctggagggtaAGGATTGTTACGCTACAGGAGCCTGCAGGACACGACACAGCTTTTATTTTGTGTGTCACTCCATCAGTGACCCACAGAGATTTACTGCCATGGAAGCTGTCTGAGCTGTCAGCACTGCTCTAAACCACCTTTCCAGCACCTGATGTTACAACAAACACGTGGGAGGTACTTGCACAGCCTTGTGCAAGTATCTCTGCACTCCATGTACAGGTGTTTAGCATGTTTCTTTTTAATGCAGTAGTAGTCAGTATTATGAAAGTTTAAGTTAGGCTACTTTTATTAGCCAAATAAAATTTACAAGTCAAGAACAAATTATATTTTAGAGCAGACATGAACACCCATTACTATTAAAAAACTGTATGTACATCACAACACACAGAGTTCAGTGACACTGTAGCCTGGAAAGTTTGGTTTTGGGAATTCCATTTTGGTCATGCAgattacaaaaataaaaggaCATCTGTGTTTTAAGAAAACTACCACGTTTTTACTTTATTAAATGCTGAAAGCAAACTAATTGCTCTTATTTTCTATTTCTCACAGGTGACATCAAAACAATGGAGCATTTCGTCCTGAACAGAAGGCCATTAAGATTATTTCAGACATAGGAACTTCAGAACTCAACTACAAACTAAGGAAAGCAAAGTAAAGTTACTTTTTTTCTATCTTTGTGACCTTCCTAAAGCAACTGTGAAGTCACAAACTTATTTACATGCCAGCCACACACCTCATTTCAGCTCAGTTCTTCCTATGCACCTCTATGCAGACCCAGGGCTCAGAAAATCATTAAATACCTTTAAACACAGGAACAAAGCTTTATCAACAAATCACTGTCCTAGAAACAGGTTTATATTCCAAGAGTCTTGAAGTCACAGCGTCTTTAATGCCACCCAATAGAGATCTGCACTGTTCTGTACTCCTGGTACACCCTGGCATTGCTGCCCCTTCCCTGATCCCTCACAGGATCCTCTCCAATGGCACCTGCAGGGTCACAACCACTCACACCAGGGTCACAGAGCAGGTGCCACCTACTCAAGCCACATGGTTAAACAGGTGACAATCTCCTGAGGGTGACACTAGGCATCCCACTCCCTAATCCATGTGTGATTTTTGGGATCAGCTCTTTGTCCCAGCAGATTTTAGTCCCACAAGGACTATTGCACACAGGTAACAGCACATTTCAGCACAGCACTTCCCAAATCCTCAGATTTCACAAAGTCACTTTTTTTAAAACCTACTTGTTCCTAGTATCAACATATTCTGTCACAGCACATAACATGAAAATACCATAAAGCTACAGCTGGTGCATAAACCTTTAACTTCCTAAATCAAATGACAAGACACATCACAAAAGTGAATTTAACCATTTCTCTGCAAGCCAGGCTGTTCCTTCATAGGGTTAAGGCAACAACACTGCAAAGGACTAAATCATACCCCCAAACTAGAACTAACACACAACCTAGAACTCTGCTGCTCATTTCAGCAGAACATGAAAACTGTGCTTCAAATGAAGTTCAAGGATGACTGTCCAACATGGTTGTAAAGTGCAAAGGTACAGAAAAAGCCTTCAATGATATAAAACCACCTGAAGGTGTGCACAGGCAAGAGCTGGCACTTGCAGTGTGTTACAAACTCAGACTCTGAAACTTGACTTACAACAATGTATAAGAGATGCTGGTGCACAACAGTGACTAAGAGGCTTTTGAGATAGAAAAATTACAGTATAATTGCAAACAGCAAGTTATTTGGAACCTATTCATTCATAAAAGCTCAGCTAAGCCAAAGAAAGCCAGTCTCCATAAGAGCCACAAACAACCACAATCAGGAGGAAACAGCTCAGTTTAAATCCTGATGATACCAAGAGGTTGCCCTGTTTAAGCTCACAAAGGCAATTAAGGTGATGCAGTTTCACTAGTAATAACAACAAAGCTCATTTCAATTTCAATCATCAAGTTAGACTGGTAACAAATAGTAACAATACCTTGAAATTTCATTTGAAATTCTTCAGCCCAGAAGCACCAAGCCCTACACATTTAACTTTGCACTGGAACCAGTGGGAATTATTTGCCTAATATCTTGCATATCTGGAGGAAAGCAAAAAGCAGCTTTTAAGATACAGCCCCATGAAACATCAGCATTCTAAGAGCTTAGAAACCTGAAGTCAACATAACTTTGTACTTTTTAAATGCATGCCCTACATCATATATACTCTCACTCAAGCATATAAGGAATTCAAATCTTTTATTTGATATCCATAAACCCATAAACGTTGCTATTCTATATTTCTATGCAGGAAGGCAGTTTTCCCCTAAAACATTAAGCTTTTTAATAAACAACAAACTTGAATTCTATTGCGTGAAAGGGCTACAAATATACATTTTTTAATCAAGCAGACTACACAGATATCTTTGCTTTACAACTGGCACCTATGTTAGTGGTACACTTGCTGGCTCACTTCTCAGAGCTCTTTGCCCACTTTAGATCACCACTTTCTGAAATACGGGCAAAATGCAATTATTGTTTGTTCAATTACGTGCTGAGGCAGGTATTGCAAATCCATTCCTTCCCCCTCCCAGCCAACCAGCAGTCAGGGACTCCATCTTTATTCACATGCAGATGTCACTGCACTCTACACCAGTCATCTAGTGGCATAAAATAACTTTCCAAAGTCTGGTACAATGGTCAGCAAGCCAGTTTTACTCCTGCTTTAAGGAAGCCCCAGCACGGGGCTGCCATGCTGACAGCAGATGGAGCTGCGAGGGTTCTCAGGAACTTGCAGGGAGGACAAGAGTTCCGAGTGAAATCTGTTAACCCGGGGCTAGGAAAACAAGTACGCCTTTAATAGAAGGGACAAATGTCGACCCTCTCCTGGAAGGAATCACACACAAGACAAACCAAGGACTTGAAAACTAAGCAATAAGAAATTCTGAACATTTTATATGAATGAAGCACATGCTTAACACAAACTATTTCTTCAAAACTACACAGTACATACGTTGATGGAAAAGTCCTATAGAAAAAATTGACCAACCATGTCAGCACGTCAAACTGCCTAGTACAAGATGGTGGATGCACACAAACTCCCAAAGTGAGAACGAGTATTTAAAAACAGACCACATCCACGGATTAGTACTTCAAAAATTTCTCTGTCGAGTGTTTGAAAGCCACTAGCAAAAAAGTCAGTTAGGACCTTTACTGGCAACAAAATATTTACTACTCTAAGTACACAGAGATTTTAAAGCAGAGGAACACTTGCTTCAAACCTAGAAAAGCCTTAAAACCGTACGGAATTGatcctaggaaaaaaaattagacgTGTAAAGGTCAATGAACACaatgatttatttaaaaaataaaaaacgtAAAaaccattttttcttcctttacagAAATGTTAAAAGTCAGTCATGGGATCCGAGTAGCTTTTGTAGAAAAAAACGTAGTATCCAGGCATCGAGTCCTTACAACAAAGGAACTTCCCCCCAACCCTCCCCAGTATTTACTCCAGATCAGCAAGACACTTCCCACCCCgcaccccccaaaaaacaaattaaaacaagACATTTTTCGTTGCTAGTATAAAAACGACCAAGGTccaagtaataataaaaaaatagagTCCATCAATGACTGTAACACAAAATATGTGTATGTGGGGCCCAGTCCATCTTCAGAGAGAACGAagtggcacaggcagcagaggcGACCCTCAGGGGGCATTTAGGAGCCGCTCCCACAGCAGGGAGGCATTTAAAAGGAGCTGCCCTTCGGCGAATGAGGGGAGAAACCATTTGGAAGCTGCCCCGTATCGAAGGGAGGGCTCTGCACGCCCCCCCATCAATGGGTATGGGCGCTCCAGCTCAGAAAGAGCCGCCCCCGTAGCCTCCCCCACCATAGCCTCCTCTGTACGGTCCACTGTTACTGCGGCCCCCCCAGTTGCCGccccctcctccacctcctccgcCGCTCTTCATGGGGCCGTAGGAGGACTGGTGCTGGCTGTAGCTGCCGAACCCGCCGTACCCGTTGCCGTAGTCTCCGCCTccccctccgccgccgcctccgtAGGAACCGCTGCCATAGGAGCCGTACCCGCCGCCTCCTCCCCCGCCGTAGCCGCCGTAGCTGTTGTAGCCGCCGCCTCCTTTGGACAGCCCGTTGTGATCCCGGttgccggagccgccgccgccccgacCCCTTCCTCCTCTACCTCCCCGGGAGGGCCTGGAGGAGCCGCCGCCTCCCCCGCCCGCCTGGATGTCCTCCTTGGGCACGGCCTTCTTGACCTCCACTCGGTGGCCCTGGATCGGGTGGAACTTGACCACGGCCGCCTTATCGGCGGCGTCGTGGTTCTGGAAGTAGACGAAACCGAAGCCGCGCTTTTTCCCGCTCTGTTTGTCGGCGATGATCTCGGCCTTCTCCACGGGGCCGAACTGGCTGAAGTGCTGCACCAGGTCCCCTTCGCCCACGTCCCCTTTGAGGCCGCCCACGAAGAGCTTCTTCACCTTGGCGTGAGCGCCGGGCTTGGCCGAGTCCTCCCGGGACACGGCCCGCTTCAGCTCCACCGCGTTCCCGTCCACCGCGTGGGGGGACGCGGCCATGGCGGCGTCCGCCTCCTCCACCGCCGAGTAGGTGACGAAGCCGAAGCACCGGGAGCGCTTGGTCTGCGGGTTCAGCACGACCACGCAGTCGGTGAGGGTCCCGTAGGCCGCGAAGTGCTCCCGCAGCCCGGCCTCCGTGGTCTGCACGTTCAGCCCGCCGATGAACAGCTTGCACAGCTGCGAGTTCTCCATGCTGCCTCCGGGGCCGCGCCTGGGCCTGGCGCCGAGACTCCTCCTCCTGTTCGGGGGCAGCTCCggaggttttttcccctcctgctCCGTCTTGCCGCTTCTTCCCCCTGCGAGCAACGGGACCTCACGGCTGCGGCGGCCGCCGGCGGTAGCTGCCTCGGCGCGGCCCGGCGCCTCCGCTCCGCCTCACCTGACCGGCAGCACAGTCGGGCCGTCCCCGGTGCCGCCGCTCCCCCGGAAAGGCGGGCGGGGGTGGGCGCGAACACAGGCGCGCACAAAATGGCGGCAGCAGCTTCTCGGGAGCGCGGCCGGCGACTGGTGCCCACACAAAGGGGCCGCCGGGAGCCCCGCCCCCCGCGCCTTCCTCCCCCGCCGCGGCAGCCAATGAGAGCGATGCGCCGTCTGCGCGCGCCACTCACCTTTAAGGGGTGTGGCTTAAGCAGCGATGGACGTGTGCAGCAACCAATGAAAGGGCGCGACCTCCGCAAAAGTCCCGGGGTTCGCCGATGACGGACGCGTCGGACAGCCAATAGAGACGCGGGACGCGTTCCGCGCGCGCCGGGCTGGGGGGCGGGGCGTGTTGCGTTAATGCGCCGGGCCCGCGGCCGGCAGCCAATAGGACGCCGCCTCCGGCCCGGCGCGCGCTCCCTCCCGGTTGGGCCCGCCCCGGGGGGCGGGGCAGCGAGCGGGGGGCGGGGCGCGCGGGAGCGTTTGAACCGCGGGGACCGTTGGGCACCCCCGCGCGCGCCCCCAATGGCGGAGCCCGCCAGGGGCTCGGGGCCTCCCCTCAGAGCGCGGCGAGAGCCCCGGGGCGCTGCTGGCCCGAGCTCCAGCCACGGCACATGGACCCATCCGGAcggctctggggtgtccccagggaggcAGACTCAACACCCCATCTGTCCCAGGACTCGTCACTGCTCTGTAAACAAGTTCCTCACGTTCATTGAAACTCTCTGTGCATCCGTTTCTGCCGCTGCCTCGTGTTGCCGTGGCTGGCACCGTGAGGCGGA
Encoded here:
- the HNRNPA0 gene encoding heterogeneous nuclear ribonucleoprotein A0 gives rise to the protein MENSQLCKLFIGGLNVQTTEAGLREHFAAYGTLTDCVVVLNPQTKRSRCFGFVTYSAVEEADAAMAASPHAVDGNAVELKRAVSREDSAKPGAHAKVKKLFVGGLKGDVGEGDLVQHFSQFGPVEKAEIIADKQSGKKRGFGFVYFQNHDAADKAAVVKFHPIQGHRVEVKKAVPKEDIQAGGGGGGSSRPSRGGRGGRGRGGGGSGNRDHNGLSKGGGGYNSYGGYGGGGGGGYGSYGSGSYGGGGGGGGGDYGNGYGGFGSYSQHQSSYGPMKSGGGGGGGGGNWGGRSNSGPYRGGYGGGGYGGGSF